The following are encoded together in the Bos javanicus breed banteng chromosome X, ARS-OSU_banteng_1.0, whole genome shotgun sequence genome:
- the ZCCHC18 gene encoding LOW QUALITY PROTEIN: zinc finger CCHC domain-containing protein 18 (The sequence of the model RefSeq protein was modified relative to this genomic sequence to represent the inferred CDS: inserted 2 bases in 2 codons; deleted 1 base in 1 codon; substituted 1 base at 1 genomic stop codon) codes for MEPRNVALGISPADQAFLERLSILLHSYRRSLSVMASIIARVGNNWQQNTALPPWAHSMLRSLRGKGSLGPSRVNMAEGKMKLFSGRVVPAQEEETFENWLIQVNGALPDWNMSEXEKLKHLMKTLRGPTREVMRLLQTANPNLSVANFLCAMKLVXGDSESSVTAHGKFFNTLQAQGEKASLCVIRLEVQLQNAIQAGIIAEKDANQTQLHQLLLGAELNGDLFFRLKNLLRMYANEQECLPNFLELIRTIREEEDCNDTXKRPKRSELIMETAVSPVAFQGPQAIAISTADCNVIEVDDTLNDSHEDVILVESQNPPLTSIDAPPLRVRARLQDQILVIDSLNSSQAQSPSTSGGSAYNSDGPGDICRTRKRKYTIHCSYCGEEGHSKETSDSKSNKAQVFENLIITLQKLTHTEEETSKEIPGKHSDLSEPQ; via the exons ATGGAGCCCAGGAACGTTGCTTTGGGGATTTCTCCTGCAGATCAGGCTTTTCTAGAAAGGCTGAGCATTTTGTTACATTCATATAGACGATCATTGTCAGTCATGGCCAGCATCATTGCACGTGTGGGTAACAACTGGCAGCAGAATACAGCCTTGCCACCCTGGGCCCATTCCATGTTGAGGTCCCTGAGGGGGAAGGGGAGTCTTGGTCCTTCAAGGGTCAACATGGCAGAAGGAAAGATGAAATTGTTCTCCGGGAGGGTGGTGCCAGCCCAGGAGGAGGAAACCTTTGAAAACTGGCTGATACAAGTCAATGGGGCCCTGCCAGATTGGAATATGTCTGAATAGGAAAAGCTCAAGCACTTGATGAAAACCCTGAGGGGCCCCACACGGGAGGTGATGCGTTTACTGCAGACAGCCAACCCCAACCTCAGTGTGGCAAATTTCTTGTGTGCCATGAAGTTGG TTGGGGATTCTGAAAGCAGTGTCACTGCCCATGGCAAATTTTTTAACACCTTGCAGGCACAAGGGGAGAAAGCCTCCCTTTGTGTGATCCGTTTAGAGGTGCAGCTCCAGAACGCTATTCAGGCTGGGATCATAGCTGAGAAAGATGCAAATCAGACACAGCTGCACCAGCTCCTTTTAGGGGCTGAGCTGAATGGGGACCTGTTCTTCAGGCTGAAGAATCTTCTCAGGATGTATGCAAATGAGCAGGAGTGTCTCCCCAATTTCCTGGAGTTAATCAGGACGATAAGGGAGGAAGAGGATTGTAATGACA TGAAGCGGCCCAAAAGATCTGAGCTAATCATGGAGACGGCAGTAAGCCCTGTGGCATTTCAGGGCCCCCAGGCAATAGCCATCAGCACTGCTGATTGCAATGTGATAGAAGTAGATGATACCCTTAATGACTCACACGAGGATGTGATCCTGGTGGAGTCTCAGAACCCTCCACTTACATCCATAGATGCCCCTCCCCTCAGGGTCAGGGCCAGACTTCAGGATCAAATACTGGTCATTGATTCCCTAAACAGTTCTCAGGCTCAATCTCCTTCTACCAGTGGTGGTTCTGCATATAACAGTGATGGTCCTGGGGATATATGTAGAACCAGGAAGAGAAAATATACTATCCACTGTTCATACTGTGGTGAGGAGGGCCACTCAAAGGAAACCAGTGACAGTAAGAGCAACAAGGCCCAGGTG TTTGAGAATCTGATCATCACCCTGCAAAAGCTGACACATACAGAGGAGGAGACATCAAAAGAGATCCCAGGCAAGCACAGTGACCTCTCCGAGCCACAGTAA